A window of Longimicrobium sp. contains these coding sequences:
- a CDS encoding amino acid adenylation domain-containing protein, translating to MSATATGNIEDVYALSPLQEGMLFHALYEPEGGAYLDHMVCEMRAVGGLDRAAFEEAVQGVVDRHQALRTAFTSKLRDRPRQVVLRRVRVPLLEEDWRDLSPDEQRARLAEFLEEDRRRGYDLSKPPLMRIALFRLEEEVYTFAFSYHHIIMDAWSMPTVIGDLLGIYRARANGGEAGAAPARPFRAYIDWLSRRDLGRAEAFWRRELADFDTPTPLGGERVPEGTGSQDVVEAELPPATAAALVAEARRHGLTPTTLVMGAWSLVLGRFANERDVLFGTVVSGRPPELDGVESMVGLFTNTLPVRARWSGAEAAHAWLQALQGRLFEAREFEWAPQSRLREWSEVPRGAAFFESVAVMSNTPELVFPITPGRRLALRMTRHDPRNNFPLTLMVSAAPAFSVRLIFDAARFGREDVDRRMAHLVSVLERMAEGLEGTVGELAALSPAERRRVLAEGNDSAADFPLDRCVHEVIDEQARRTPDAVAATCGTRALSYGELRRDSDAVAHRLLRDPVPERVVAVLGERGLPLLTAMLGIFKAGAAYLPLDPGHPDPRRRQVLSLSGAAVVLATRPFMEAARRAAGGLPSVEVLCIEDVVAEGGHSPPVAVDPRQLAYVIYTSGSTGVPKGAMVEHVGMLNHLYAKVQDLQLTAGDVLAETASQCFDISIWQFLAALVAGGRVHVVEDEAAHEPRALAAETGRGGVTVLEVVPSMLRMLLDDAREDGGGATAGLEELRWMVATGEELPPDLARRWLARFPGVPLVNAYGPTECSDDVTHHFMAEPPPTGAPRVPVGRAVANLRNYVLDGRLDPVPTGTAGELYVAGVGVGRGYLNDPRRTALAFLPDPFAETPGGRLYRTGDRMRRLPDGTLDFLGRVDFQVKVRGYRIELGEIEAVLAQHPRVHAAVVLVREGEGDGAPRVVACVVPAEDAPAGPSGSDGERAAQWEAVFDEVYGRGQVSGRDEALHLPVWTNSYTGRPFSEEEAFESVEDSVGRLRALAPRRVLEIGCGTGLVLLRLAPYCEEYWATDISAVAVERLRRRIEAHPVGTPVHLSQQAADEVDGLPGGFDVVVVNEVVQYFASVDYLVTVIERAARLVRPGGTLFLGGLRSFPLFEAFATSVALFQSAASATAGDLRRRVRLQMAQEKELLVAPELFRALASHLPALRGIAVLLKGGRTENEFTRFRYDALLTLGGGEVHAPEVPHAGWTEDGWTLERLAKRLAAGAPEGMYLARVPNARVAGDVRAVQLLAGADASETVARLRDRIAAAPHGGVDPEEIRALARAAGRPCQVLWTGGEGSGEFDVYIGRAGHPGDAVRPWPVDARRAPLAWSRYANAPGRSRAGTELVRELREHLQARLPEYMVPNAFALLDELPLTPNGKVDRRALLAADEAPADAAVRQAAGTLTEELVAAIFSDVLPRAAIHRDTDFFEAGGHSLLATQVVSRVRRTFGLELPLRAIFDTRTVRRFAERIDAARRGDGERRHPLVRADREGPRPVSFAQQRLWLTEQIEGAGAAYNLPGAIRVDGALNVPALEAAIGEIVRRHHVLRTRFVTVDDQPMQVVEPAGPWRLEVVDLRGVPDDRRDAEVARLAREEARRAFDLGRAPLLRVRLLRVDDAAHVVLFTMHHVVSDAWSMGVLVRELVELYGAFSEGRPSPLPELPVQYADFAEWQRGWLQGERLDAQLAYWRRQLGARPAPLALPLDRPRPAARTFEGGTLPFRLSPELSTAVHDLSRAEGTTLFMTLLAGVKALLARETGQTDIVVGTDIANRNQAEIEELIGFFINLLVLRTDLSGSPTFRQLLARVSEVTLGAYTHQDLAFDLLVREMRAAWGAPDASLFDVLVVFQNAPVQALELPGAELRPVVLEGETTRFDLALFVEDTPAGIAGHWSYRTDLFDRETIARLSARFEALLASAVAHPDAGIDELELTSAAERSESERRRERSFSRLRRPAVPEVVS from the coding sequence ATGAGCGCCACCGCCACCGGCAACATCGAAGACGTCTACGCGCTGTCTCCGCTGCAGGAGGGCATGCTCTTCCACGCGCTCTACGAGCCGGAGGGGGGTGCCTACCTGGACCACATGGTGTGCGAGATGCGCGCGGTGGGCGGGCTGGACCGGGCTGCGTTCGAGGAGGCCGTGCAGGGCGTGGTGGACCGCCACCAGGCCCTGCGCACCGCCTTCACCTCGAAGCTGCGCGACCGTCCGCGACAGGTGGTGCTGCGCCGCGTGCGCGTGCCGCTGCTGGAGGAGGACTGGCGCGATCTGTCCCCCGACGAGCAGCGCGCGCGCCTCGCGGAGTTCCTGGAGGAGGACCGCCGGCGCGGCTACGACCTGTCGAAGCCACCGCTGATGCGCATCGCGCTCTTCCGGCTGGAGGAGGAGGTCTACACGTTCGCCTTCTCCTACCACCACATCATCATGGACGCGTGGTCGATGCCCACGGTCATCGGCGACCTGCTGGGCATCTACCGCGCACGCGCCAACGGCGGCGAGGCCGGCGCCGCGCCCGCGCGTCCGTTCCGCGCCTACATCGACTGGCTCTCGCGCCGCGACCTGGGGCGCGCCGAGGCGTTCTGGCGGCGCGAGCTGGCCGACTTCGACACGCCCACGCCCCTGGGTGGCGAGCGCGTGCCGGAAGGGACGGGGAGCCAGGACGTGGTGGAGGCGGAGCTTCCGCCCGCGACGGCCGCGGCGCTGGTGGCGGAGGCCCGGCGGCACGGGCTGACGCCGACGACGCTGGTGATGGGCGCGTGGTCGCTGGTGCTGGGCCGCTTCGCCAACGAGCGCGACGTGCTGTTCGGCACCGTCGTCTCCGGGCGCCCGCCCGAGCTGGACGGGGTGGAGTCGATGGTGGGGCTCTTCACCAACACCCTGCCGGTGCGCGCGCGCTGGAGCGGGGCCGAGGCGGCGCACGCGTGGCTGCAGGCGCTGCAGGGGCGGCTGTTCGAGGCGCGCGAGTTCGAATGGGCGCCGCAGTCGCGCCTGCGCGAGTGGAGCGAGGTGCCGCGCGGCGCCGCGTTCTTCGAGAGCGTGGCGGTGATGAGCAACACCCCGGAGCTCGTCTTCCCCATCACCCCCGGGCGGCGGCTGGCGCTGCGGATGACCCGGCACGACCCGCGGAACAACTTCCCCCTCACCCTGATGGTGTCGGCGGCGCCGGCGTTCTCCGTCCGCCTGATCTTCGACGCCGCCCGCTTCGGCCGGGAGGACGTCGACCGGCGGATGGCGCACCTGGTCTCCGTGCTCGAGCGCATGGCGGAGGGGCTCGAGGGGACGGTGGGCGAGCTGGCCGCGCTATCCCCCGCGGAGCGCCGCCGCGTGCTGGCCGAGGGGAACGACTCGGCCGCTGACTTCCCGCTGGATCGCTGCGTCCACGAGGTGATCGACGAGCAGGCGCGGCGCACGCCCGACGCCGTGGCCGCCACCTGCGGGACGCGCGCGCTCAGCTACGGCGAGCTGCGCCGCGACTCGGACGCGGTGGCGCACCGGCTCCTCCGCGATCCTGTGCCGGAGCGCGTGGTGGCCGTCCTGGGCGAGCGCGGGCTGCCGCTGCTGACGGCCATGCTGGGGATCTTCAAGGCCGGCGCCGCCTACCTCCCGCTGGACCCGGGGCACCCCGACCCGCGGCGGCGGCAGGTGCTCTCCCTCAGCGGCGCCGCCGTCGTCCTCGCCACGCGTCCGTTCATGGAGGCGGCGCGCCGCGCCGCCGGCGGCCTTCCGTCCGTCGAGGTGCTCTGCATCGAGGACGTGGTGGCGGAGGGCGGCCACTCTCCCCCGGTGGCGGTGGATCCCCGGCAGCTGGCGTACGTCATCTACACCTCCGGCTCCACCGGCGTCCCCAAGGGGGCCATGGTGGAGCACGTGGGGATGCTCAACCACCTGTACGCCAAGGTCCAGGATCTCCAGCTCACCGCCGGCGACGTGCTGGCGGAGACGGCGTCGCAGTGCTTCGACATCTCCATCTGGCAGTTCCTGGCGGCGCTGGTGGCGGGCGGCCGCGTGCACGTGGTGGAGGACGAGGCGGCGCACGAGCCGCGCGCGCTGGCCGCCGAGACGGGGCGCGGGGGGGTGACGGTCCTGGAGGTCGTCCCCTCGATGCTGCGGATGCTGCTCGACGACGCGCGCGAGGACGGCGGCGGCGCCACGGCGGGACTCGAGGAGCTGCGCTGGATGGTGGCCACCGGCGAGGAGCTTCCCCCCGACCTGGCGCGGCGGTGGCTGGCGCGCTTCCCCGGCGTGCCGCTGGTGAACGCCTACGGACCCACCGAGTGCTCGGACGACGTCACGCACCACTTCATGGCCGAGCCGCCTCCCACCGGGGCGCCCCGCGTTCCCGTGGGGCGGGCGGTGGCCAACCTGCGCAACTACGTGCTCGACGGCCGCCTGGACCCGGTGCCCACGGGCACGGCGGGAGAGCTGTACGTGGCCGGCGTGGGGGTGGGGCGCGGCTACCTGAACGACCCGCGGCGCACGGCCCTGGCGTTCCTGCCGGACCCGTTCGCGGAGACGCCCGGCGGCCGGCTGTACCGCACCGGCGACCGCATGCGCCGGCTGCCGGACGGCACCCTCGACTTCCTGGGGCGCGTGGACTTCCAGGTGAAGGTCCGCGGTTACCGCATCGAGCTGGGCGAAATCGAGGCGGTGCTGGCGCAGCACCCCCGGGTGCACGCCGCGGTCGTTCTCGTCCGCGAAGGCGAGGGAGACGGGGCGCCCCGCGTGGTGGCCTGCGTGGTCCCCGCGGAGGACGCGCCCGCCGGTCCGTCGGGCTCGGACGGGGAGCGCGCCGCGCAGTGGGAGGCGGTGTTCGACGAGGTGTACGGCCGCGGCCAGGTGTCGGGGCGCGACGAGGCGCTGCACCTGCCGGTGTGGACCAACAGCTACACCGGCCGCCCCTTCAGCGAGGAAGAGGCGTTCGAGTCGGTGGAGGACTCGGTGGGGCGGCTGCGCGCGCTGGCGCCGCGGCGGGTGCTGGAGATCGGGTGCGGCACGGGCCTCGTCCTCCTGCGCCTGGCGCCGTACTGCGAGGAGTACTGGGCGACGGACATCTCCGCCGTGGCGGTGGAGCGGCTGCGGCGGCGGATCGAGGCGCACCCGGTGGGGACGCCGGTGCACCTGTCGCAGCAGGCGGCCGACGAGGTGGACGGGCTTCCCGGCGGCTTCGACGTGGTCGTCGTCAACGAGGTGGTGCAGTACTTCGCCAGCGTCGACTACCTGGTGACGGTGATCGAGCGCGCCGCCCGGCTGGTGCGCCCCGGCGGGACGCTGTTCCTGGGCGGCCTCCGCAGCTTCCCGCTGTTCGAGGCGTTCGCCACCTCGGTGGCGCTCTTCCAGTCGGCCGCGTCGGCCACCGCGGGCGACCTGCGCCGCCGCGTCCGCCTGCAGATGGCGCAGGAGAAGGAGCTGCTGGTGGCGCCGGAGCTCTTCCGCGCGCTGGCCTCTCATCTTCCCGCGCTGCGGGGGATCGCGGTGCTGCTCAAGGGCGGGCGCACGGAGAACGAGTTCACCCGCTTCCGCTACGACGCGCTGCTGACCCTGGGCGGCGGCGAGGTGCACGCGCCCGAGGTGCCGCACGCGGGATGGACGGAGGACGGCTGGACCCTGGAGCGCCTGGCGAAGCGCCTGGCCGCGGGCGCGCCCGAGGGGATGTACCTGGCCCGCGTCCCCAACGCGCGGGTCGCGGGCGACGTGCGCGCGGTGCAGCTGCTGGCCGGGGCCGACGCCTCGGAGACGGTGGCGCGGCTCCGCGACCGGATCGCCGCAGCCCCGCACGGCGGCGTGGATCCCGAGGAGATCCGCGCGCTGGCGCGGGCGGCGGGGCGCCCATGCCAGGTGCTGTGGACGGGCGGGGAAGGGTCCGGCGAGTTCGACGTCTACATCGGCCGCGCGGGGCACCCCGGCGACGCCGTGCGCCCCTGGCCGGTGGACGCGCGCCGTGCCCCGCTCGCCTGGAGCCGCTACGCCAACGCGCCGGGACGCTCGCGGGCCGGGACGGAGCTCGTGCGCGAGCTGCGCGAGCACCTGCAGGCGCGGCTGCCCGAGTACATGGTGCCCAACGCGTTCGCCCTGCTGGACGAGCTGCCGCTCACGCCCAACGGCAAGGTCGACCGCCGGGCGCTGCTGGCCGCCGACGAGGCGCCGGCCGACGCGGCCGTGCGCCAGGCCGCCGGCACCCTCACCGAGGAGCTGGTGGCGGCCATCTTCTCCGACGTGCTGCCGCGCGCCGCCATCCACCGCGACACCGACTTCTTCGAGGCCGGCGGCCACTCGCTCCTCGCGACGCAGGTCGTGTCGCGCGTGCGGCGGACCTTCGGGCTGGAGCTGCCGCTGCGCGCGATCTTCGACACCCGCACGGTGCGGCGCTTCGCCGAGCGCATCGACGCGGCCCGGCGCGGCGACGGCGAGCGGCGGCACCCGCTGGTGCGCGCCGACCGCGAGGGCCCGCGCCCGGTGTCGTTCGCGCAGCAGCGGCTCTGGCTGACCGAGCAGATCGAGGGCGCGGGGGCCGCCTACAACCTCCCCGGCGCCATCCGCGTGGACGGCGCGCTGAACGTCCCCGCGCTCGAGGCGGCCATCGGCGAGATCGTGCGCCGCCACCACGTGCTGCGCACGCGCTTCGTGACGGTGGACGACCAGCCGATGCAGGTGGTGGAGCCCGCGGGGCCCTGGCGGCTGGAGGTGGTGGACCTGCGCGGCGTTCCCGACGACCGCCGCGACGCCGAGGTGGCGCGGCTGGCGCGCGAGGAGGCCCGCCGCGCCTTCGACCTGGGGCGCGCGCCGCTGCTGCGCGTGCGCCTGCTGCGGGTGGACGACGCGGCGCACGTGGTCCTCTTCACCATGCACCACGTGGTCAGCGACGCCTGGTCGATGGGGGTGCTGGTGCGCGAGCTGGTGGAGCTGTACGGCGCCTTCAGCGAGGGGCGGCCTTCGCCCCTTCCCGAGCTGCCGGTGCAGTACGCCGACTTCGCCGAGTGGCAGCGGGGATGGCTGCAGGGCGAGCGGCTCGACGCGCAGCTGGCGTACTGGCGCCGGCAGCTGGGCGCGCGCCCCGCGCCGCTGGCACTCCCGCTCGACCGTCCGCGCCCGGCGGCCCGCACCTTCGAGGGGGGAACGCTGCCGTTCCGCCTCTCTCCCGAGCTGTCGACGGCGGTCCACGACCTGAGCCGGGCCGAGGGGACGACCCTGTTCATGACCCTCCTCGCCGGCGTAAAGGCGCTGCTGGCGCGCGAGACGGGGCAGACCGACATCGTGGTCGGCACCGACATCGCCAACCGCAACCAGGCGGAGATCGAGGAGCTGATCGGCTTCTTCATCAACCTGCTGGTGCTGCGCACCGACCTGTCGGGGAGCCCCACCTTCCGGCAGCTGCTGGCGCGGGTGAGCGAGGTGACGCTGGGGGCGTACACGCACCAGGACCTCGCCTTCGACCTGCTCGTCCGCGAGATGCGCGCGGCGTGGGGCGCCCCCGACGCCTCGCTCTTCGACGTGCTCGTCGTCTTCCAGAACGCCCCCGTGCAGGCCTTGGAGCTTCCCGGGGCCGAGCTGCGCCCCGTGGTGCTGGAGGGCGAGACCACCCGCTTCGACCTGGCGCTGTTCGTCGAGGACACGCCGGCGGGGATCGCGGGGCACTGGAGCTACCGCACCGACCTGTTCGACCGGGAGACGATCGCGCGGCTTTCCGCCCGCTTCGAGGCGTTGCTGGCCAGCGCCGTCGCCCACCCCGACGCGGGGATCGACGAGCTCGAGCTGACCTCGGCGGCGGAGCGCAGCGAGAGCGAGCGCCGCCGCGAGCGCAGCTTCAGCCGGCTCCGGCGCCCCGCCGTCCCGGAGGTGGTGTCGTGA